In the Lysinibacillus sp. PLM2 genome, one interval contains:
- the mnmE gene encoding tRNA modification GTPase MnmE, which produces MEYDTIAAISTPMGEGAIAIVRLSGEEAVQITDKIFQSPNGKKLSEVKTHTIHYGHLIDPKTDEVVEEVMVSLMRGPKTFTREDVVEINCHGGIVSVNRVLQLVLRNGARLAEPGEFTKRAFLNGRIDLSQAEAVMDLIRAKTDKAMNVALGQMDGKLSKLIGQLRQALIETLAQVEVNIDYPEYDDVEEMTIPVLLEKCTWVKEEIEKLLQTSSQGKILREGLSTVILGRPNVGKSSLLNSLVHENKAIVTDIAGTTRDIIEEYVNVRGVPLRLVDTAGIRETEDIVERIGVERSRQVLKEADLILLVINASEELSEEDERLFETIHNMDFIVVVNKTDLPQKVNLEKVKELANGRRVVTTSLLKEEGVIELEEAIASLFFEGQIESDDLTYVSNSRHITLLHQALDTISDAIEGAENDVPVDIVQIDVTRTWEILGEIIGDTVQESLINQLFSQFCLGK; this is translated from the coding sequence ATGGAATACGATACAATTGCTGCGATCTCCACTCCGATGGGTGAAGGTGCCATTGCCATTGTACGATTAAGTGGTGAAGAAGCGGTTCAAATAACGGATAAAATATTCCAGTCACCAAATGGAAAAAAGCTAAGCGAAGTCAAAACCCATACAATACACTATGGTCATTTAATCGATCCAAAAACTGATGAAGTAGTTGAGGAAGTAATGGTTTCATTAATGAGAGGACCGAAAACTTTCACAAGAGAAGATGTTGTTGAAATCAATTGTCATGGTGGTATCGTATCAGTAAACCGAGTATTGCAGCTTGTATTAAGAAATGGTGCAAGATTAGCGGAGCCAGGAGAATTTACGAAACGAGCGTTTTTAAATGGACGTATCGATTTGTCCCAGGCAGAAGCAGTAATGGACTTAATTCGAGCAAAAACGGATAAAGCAATGAATGTTGCACTTGGTCAAATGGACGGGAAATTATCAAAATTGATCGGCCAATTGCGACAAGCTTTAATTGAGACATTAGCTCAAGTTGAAGTAAATATAGATTACCCAGAGTATGACGATGTAGAAGAAATGACAATTCCTGTACTATTAGAAAAATGTACATGGGTAAAGGAAGAAATAGAAAAACTTTTACAGACATCCTCACAGGGGAAAATTTTACGTGAAGGCTTGTCAACTGTAATACTAGGAAGACCAAATGTAGGGAAGTCTTCATTATTAAATAGCTTAGTTCACGAAAATAAAGCCATTGTTACTGATATAGCAGGGACAACACGTGATATTATAGAAGAGTATGTCAATGTGCGCGGAGTACCATTAAGGCTTGTAGATACAGCTGGTATACGTGAAACGGAAGATATCGTTGAACGAATTGGTGTAGAAAGGTCACGACAAGTATTAAAAGAGGCAGATTTAATTTTACTTGTCATAAATGCTTCTGAAGAATTGTCCGAAGAAGATGAAAGACTTTTTGAAACCATTCATAATATGGATTTTATTGTTGTCGTGAATAAAACAGATTTACCTCAAAAGGTGAATCTTGAGAAAGTAAAAGAATTAGCAAATGGTCGACGTGTCGTAACAACTTCCTTATTAAAAGAAGAAGGAGTTATTGAGCTTGAAGAAGCAATAGCTTCATTATTCTTTGAAGGACAAATAGAATCGGATGATTTGACGTATGTATCAAATTCACGACATATTACATTGTTGCACCAAGCTTTAGACACAATTAGCGATGCCATTGAAGGTGCTGAGAATGATGTACCTGTCGATATAGTTCAAATTGATGTAACGAGAACGTGGGAAATACTCGGTGAAATCATCGGTGATACAGTTCAGGAAAGTTTAATTAACCAGTTATTCTCCCAATTCTGTTTAGGAAAATAA